In Podospora pseudocomata strain CBS 415.72m chromosome 4, whole genome shotgun sequence, the genomic stretch GGAGAAAATCGGCCCGGTGAACAATACTTGTAAGACGTTTGTTCCCCGAACTGTCGTAGTCGACTTCATCCAACACAGTCCCCGGTTTGTCCCCCTGGGCAAGGAGGAACCGGACCCCGCGCATGGGCACTGCTCCAGCATTCTCGAGGGCTTTGACGGCGGCTGAACCGAGGAGATCGAGTGCTGTGAGTGCGTTGCGGGTAACCCCTATGGCCATCCCAGCTTCTTTGAACATCGGGGCCGATTCAAAGATATGCACGTCCAACTGTGGATGTTTGAGGAGAGCTTGGATGAGTGAAGCACCTGCTAGGCCCCCTCCCGATATGGCGACGCGGATgcgtggaggttgggattCCATGGTAGTTGTCTAGGTATCTTCGCAAATATGGAAATACAAAAGGGAAAAGGCTGGTCGAACCCAGCCGATCAGGGAGGGTTGTGAACAAGTTAAAGTGAATGAGGCAGTCTCTGATGCCCGGGTCTTGCTGTGTGCATGTCTCGAAGATAACCGCTGTCCATGTTTTACCCCGCAGACATTAACATGAACTTAATACCCATGCCCCAACAACTTGGGCGGTGTGGCTGTGTAGGTGTGCAATCGATACAGTGACTGCAGACAACAGCTGGAATCGAAAGAGGAGACACCAAAGCCGTGCATGATTTCGAGCTCGGCACTGTGTAAGCACCAGACCGACAAGATCACGCTCGATGGTTACACACAGGCATCCTTCCCAATCACGTAGGTGATAAGGAGGATTCTCTCGCAAAATTCCCTGGTGGGTGTCGGACTCTTGGTTCATTGGTCTTGTTGGCATTGTCACAAATAGGTATGTTGGAAGTAGTAATATCGAACCATGTTTAAGTGATAAGTAGAGGTATCTAGGGCTGTTGAGAACCAAGACCTAACCTGCAGGTGCCCATTCACAAGTACCTTCTCTCCCTATGAGCCCTGCCATAGATTCTAAAATGCCAAGTCTGGATCAAACTCTGTGGTACCATCACGCTTTTTGCTTCTCTTGAAGGCAAGGTCCGGGTCAAATTCGGTAGTCCCATCACGGCGATTCTTCTTGAAGGCAAGGTCTGGGTCAAACTCCGTTGTCCCATCGCGCTTTTCCTTTCTGAACGCTAGGTCTGGATCGAACTCGGTAGTCCCATCACGACGATCAACTTCGACAGGCGGAGTGAGCATCATGGCTCGGCCTGAAGCAGAGATGCCTCTGTCAACAACTGCAATCTCAGGAAAGCGACATTCCCTTTGGGGCGAGTACTTACGTGGAGCCattggtgatgctgctgccaccgagATGAGCAACGCGGCGAGGAGATTTGATGATTTCATGTCGAATAGGTAAAACCGTGGATGTAAGTAAGTATGCGGTGGAGTATCGGTAGTTGCAGAGTCTTCAGC encodes the following:
- a CDS encoding hypothetical protein (antiSMASH:Cluster_8) produces the protein MKSSNLLAALLISVAAASPMAPRRAMMLTPPVEVDRRDGTTEFDPDLAFRKEKRDGTTEFDPDLAFKKNRRDGTTEFDPDLAFKRSKKRDGTTEFDPDLAF